Sequence from the Prunus persica cultivar Lovell chromosome G5, Prunus_persica_NCBIv2, whole genome shotgun sequence genome:
TCTTAAGATTCAAACTCTCAAACTCAAAGATTGCATGTATGTAATTATCATCTGCAAAACCCTCATTTCCTATGTGCACGTGTAGAGCgaaaaaacaacataattcacatcctttttgttctttaatttattaatttggtGCATGCAACataatatgtatatgtatggaCAGTTATTATCTTATTCGGACGTTCGTACGTTATTATTATGCATACGTCATTGTAAACTGGGAGGGATAGTAAAAAATACATAGAGTATGCACGATAATAACGTCCGAACGTCCGCATAGGAAAATTTTTGTATGCATGGATATATGTTATAGAACATGGGTCATATAACGCATATATGCTATGATGCAAGGGATCGATACCATGTTTTGCCCATGCACAGTAACAACACAGACTAGAGACTTGTAAAGCAAGATGGATGATAATTAATCTTAATTTCTACTTAAATATAGAGCAATCAAGCACCTAATCTAAGCACAAGTTGatcattattattacttttttcttGCTTTGGCCGGCATTAGAGGACAGTAATTTCTCTTGAGATGATTGGCTAGGAAGAAATTATCTAATACGCAAAGATATTAATGGTGGTCATATCCAGCCAATGTGGTCCAAGTTTTTAGAAGATAAAAAAGCTGTGGGCAACGATCAACCACCATTTTACTGTACATGAAAGAATATACTGTTCaagtgacatatatatatatatatataaatatatatgcttttctttttgtgaattgtgatggatgatgatgatgatgattaatttcatatatatgatggtaacttttaattaattaagcaaatTAATCATGGCTGGAAATGACAGACTCACACATCAAACCTATCACAAAATATATGCATATGTAAGCCACTCATACAGACAGTAATAATTATGTGAAACaaagacaaggaaaaaaagtcATGGGTGCATtgcatttttttctcaattgggTTTCCTCTAAAGTAAATATGTACTCAAAATCACTTAACCCATCCAACTCTCAACTCAACTCAACTCAACTCAACCTAACCAATCATTTTCCTTGACTGGTATCAGAAAATTTCAAACATTTGTGTTTATTGGTCGAGACCGCGCTTCTTAAGGTGGTCCGGAGACTAGCCTAAAATTACCCACGTCCTCTGCTGTATGTATGCAGCACTATAAATAAATGTGTTTTCCACCAAAAAAAGTCTCTCCTTGCAGTAGTGTCTGTAGGATTCTGAGTTTGTTGGGAGCCCCATGAAGGAGACACTCAGATACTTGGCAGGAATTGCAGGCCCAAGTGGTTATGGCTCAAAATCAACTGCTGAGCAAGTTTCTCAAGATTGTTGTTCCTCAGTTCCTTCTCATCTCACTGCCATAATCACTGGTTAGTTAAAAGTTTTCACATGAACATTTCATTCTTTTTGGCAATTTGCATGGAATAAAGTTATTCATTTGAATAAGAATTCTACGATTTGTTAAAGGAGCAACGTCAGGCATTGGAGCTGAGACAGCAAGAGTACTGGCAAAGAGAGGGGTGAGGATCGTCATCCCGGCGAGAGATTTAGGGAAGGCAGCTGAAGTGAAGGATGAAATTCAAAGAGAGAGCCCAAAGGCTGAGGTTATAATATTGGAGATTGATCTCAGCTCACTTGCTTCTGTCAACAGATTCTGCTCTGAGTTCTTGGCTCTGAGGCTACCCCTCAACATCCTCATGTAAAGTTTTCTTCATGTACTTTTTATCTTCTTAGCTTCTTTACTCAACTTGTTGCTTTTATGATGCATGAAATCTTTGATTTGCAGAAACAATGGTGGAGTATTTTCTCAAGCTTTGGAGTATTCTGAAGACAAAATTGAGATGACATTTGCTACAAACTACTTGGGTatgttttttctattttctatatTCTACCCATCTGATATCCTTaaccaggaaaaaaaaaaaaaaagtttcacatGCAAACGATGAACAGCTCAATTGCTTTAGAACAAATTTTGGGCTCTCCCAAAAGATGACAAGAAAAATTGGGCCATTTTTATGTCCTATAGTGTGTGCAATGGACCACCAGACCAGACACGATCTTTAATATTGGTCACATACATACACATcactgtttttgttgttgtccaTTGCAGAAGCCTATTTGGGCAACGCATGGCCATTcaaatcattttgtttttttggggggaTGAAGAAGAATTGAAGATGTcgatttaatttaatttgggttttgatgaTAAAACcttttttgatttcttttgcaGGACATCATTTTTTGACAGAAACGCTGTTAGATAAAATGGTGGAAACAGCGGCCCAGACTGGCATCCGAGGAAGAATAATCAATGTTTCTTCTGTGATCCACAGCTGGGTCAAGAGGGATGGTTTCTGCTTCAATCAATTGCTCAACCCAAAGAAGTATAAAATCACACTATTTCTCCTGATCAAGCCATTAGTAAACTGTGAAtattgttgttaatatttttgttcatgCAGTTATAATGGCACAAGAGCATATGCACAGTCCAAATTGGCTAACATATTGCATGTTAAGGAACTGGCAAGACACCTGAAGGTAGTCtcatttcttcttatttacCTTTTCGTCGAAGAATTTTTGTATGCGCCGGTTGCATATAGCGATCTCTACCACACTAATCTTCTTCTTATTAAAAATTTACAGGCAAGAAATGCGAGAGTAAGCGTCAATGCGGTGCACCCGGGGATCGTGAAGACCGGAATTATAAGAGCTCACAAGGGCTTCATCACAGGCATGGATTCTTTCCTTTGATTTAAATTGGCCTGTGAATTAATAATGTTGCAGTTTGTGAAATGAAATCTAATTTCTTGGAACCCTTTTTATTTCCATGCAGATTCTGTGTTCTTCATAGCATCCAAGTTACTAAAATCAACATCCCAGGTTTGTAACGGAGTAATAAAGCATGCatttttattcttaattttttttaatataaaataaaaatttgtttgttgaagTTTGCTGGAATTCGTTTTTACAGGGAGCTTCGACCACATGCTATGTTGCTTTGAGCCCAGAAGTAGAAGGGGTAAGTGGGAAATACTTTGCAGACTGCAATGAGAGTGACTGCTCGAACCTAGCAAATGATGAATCTGAAGCTCGTAAGTTGTGGAAGCAGACCCGTCTGCTAATCCATAGACTACTGTATCAACCAACAGCTTAGaaaatgtgtatttatttttttctctgccATTAAAGCCATGTATATAAAGTGTATTTATATACAC
This genomic interval carries:
- the LOC18776178 gene encoding short-chain dehydrogenase TIC 32, chloroplastic isoform X2 yields the protein MKETLRYLAGIAGPSGYGSKSTAEQVSQDCCSSVPSHLTAIITGATSGIGAETARVLAKRGVRIVIPARDLGKAAEVKDEIQRESPKAEVIILEIDLSSLASVNRFCSEFLALRLPLNILINNGGVFSQALEYSEDKIEMTFATNYLGHHFLTETLLDKMVETAAQTGIRGRIINVSSVIHSWVKRDGFCFNQLLNPKNYNGTRAYAQSKLANILHVKELARHLKARNARVSVNAVHPGIVKTGIIRAHKGFITDSVFFIASKLLKSTSQFAGIRFYRELRPHAMLL
- the LOC18776178 gene encoding short-chain dehydrogenase TIC 32, chloroplastic isoform X1 — encoded protein: MKETLRYLAGIAGPSGYGSKSTAEQVSQDCCSSVPSHLTAIITGATSGIGAETARVLAKRGVRIVIPARDLGKAAEVKDEIQRESPKAEVIILEIDLSSLASVNRFCSEFLALRLPLNILINNGGVFSQALEYSEDKIEMTFATNYLGHHFLTETLLDKMVETAAQTGIRGRIINVSSVIHSWVKRDGFCFNQLLNPKNYNGTRAYAQSKLANILHVKELARHLKARNARVSVNAVHPGIVKTGIIRAHKGFITDSVFFIASKLLKSTSQGASTTCYVALSPEVEGVSGKYFADCNESDCSNLANDESEARKLWKQTRLLIHRLLYQPTA